In the genome of Nonomuraea sp. NBC_00507, the window GCGACTCGATGTCCATTGCCTTGATTGTCCGCCGCAGCACGCCTTCAGGCTACGTCGTCACTGGCTTTGACGATATTCCCCGCCGCAATCGATCGCTCACAGTAAGCCAAGACGCCGGTCACCATGGCTAGGTCTCGCGCGCCTCCCCGCGCTCCCGGATCAAGGCCTCCAGCTCGGCCGTGGCCCGGCGGGCGCGGGGTTTCTCCGAGCCCTGGATGCCCATGGCGCCGACGGTCCGCCCGTCCGAGAAGTCGATCCTCGGCCACGGGTCCCCGACCAGCAGCGTGACCTCCAGGATCTCCGGCCACGTATACCGATGCGTACGGACGGCGTTCACGATCGTGATGCCCTCCTCGTCGGCCTCCACCCGCACCCGCCCCAGCAAATGCAGCACAAAGGCCACCGCGCACCCGAACGCCACGAGCGCCACCCGGTCGGGCAGTTTGAACGGCTCCGCGATGAAGACGGCCATGACCACCGCCCCTAGCACGATCAGCACGGCGAAGCCGTATGCCACGATCCTCGGCCGGCGTGGACGCCAGGTGACGGGCAGGGGCGGAGAC includes:
- a CDS encoding PH domain-containing protein is translated as MSEPVQSPPLPVTWRPRRPRIVAYGFAVLIVLGAVVMAVFIAEPFKLPDRVALVAFGCAVAFVLHLLGRVRVEADEEGITIVNAVRTHRYTWPEILEVTLLVGDPWPRIDFSDGRTVGAMGIQGSEKPRARRATAELEALIRERGEARET